In Ochotona princeps isolate mOchPri1 chromosome 22, mOchPri1.hap1, whole genome shotgun sequence, the following are encoded in one genomic region:
- the E2F1 gene encoding transcription factor E2F1 — MAVAPAGGPCAPALEALLGAGALRLLDSSQIVIISAAQDASAPPAPVGPAAPAAGPHDPDLLLFATPQAPRPAPSAPRPALGRPPVKRRLDLETDHQYLAESSGPVRGRGRHPGKGVKSPGEKSRYETSLNLTTKRFLELLSRSADGVVDLNWAAEVLKVQKRRIYDITNVLEGIHLIAKKSKNHIQWLGSHTTVGVGGQLEGLTQDLQQLQESERELDHLMHLCATQLRMLSEDSDSQRLAYVTCQDLRSIVDPAEQMVMVIKAPPETQLQAVDSAQNFQISLKSKQGPIDVFLCPEETVDESSPEKTPFQETVSKEDRMADSATLVPPSSPPSSPAMDSSQPLLSLEQEPLLSRMGSLRAPMDEDRLSPLVAADSLLEHVREDFCSLLPEEFISLSPPHENGDYHFGLEDGEGIRDLFDCDFGDLTPLDF, encoded by the exons ATGGCCGTGGCCCCCGCGGGTGGCCCGTGCGCGCCGGCGCTGGAGGCCTTGCTCGGGGCCGGCGCGTTGCGGCTGCTGGACTCCTCACAGATCGTCATCATCTCGGCGGCGCAGGACGCCAGCGCCCCGCCGGCCCCTGTGGGCCCCGCTGCGCCGGCCGCGGGCCCCCACGACCCCGACCTGCTGCTGTTCGCCACGCCGCAGGCGCCCCGGCCCGCACCCAGCGCACCGCGTCCGGCGCTCGGTCGCCCGCCG GTGAAGCGGAGACTAGACCTGGAAACTGACCATCAGTACCTGGCTGAGAGCAGTGGGCCTGTCCGGGGCAGGGGCCGTCacccagggaaag GTGTGAAATCCCCCGGGGAGAAGTCACGCTATGAGACCTCACTGAACCTGACCACCAAACGCTTCCTGGAGCTGCTGAGCCGCTCAGCTGATGGTGTTGTCGACCTGAACTGGGCAGCTGAGGTGCTGAAGGTGCAGAAACGGCGCATCTATGACATCACCAACGTCCTTGAGGGCATCCACCTCATTGCCAAGAAGTCCAAGAACCACATTCAGTGGCT AGGCAGCCACACCACAGTGGGCGTCGGTGGACAGCTGGAAGGGCTGACCCAggacctgcagcagctgcaggagagTGAGCGGGAGCTGGACCACCTGATGCACCTCTGCGCCACGCAGCTGCGGATGCTATCCGAGGACTCGGACAGCCAGCG CCtggcctatgtgacctgccaggacCTTCGGAGCATTGTGGACCCTGCCGAGCAGATGGTCATGGTAATCAAGGCTCCTCCTGAGACCCAGCTGCAGGCTGTGGACTCtgcccag AACTTTCAGATCTCTCTGAAGAGCAAGCAAGGTCCCATCGATGTTTTCCTGTGCCCTGAGGAGACTGTGGATGAGAGCAGTCCTGAGAAGACCCCGTTTCAGGAGACGGTGTCCAAGGAGGACAGGATGGCTGACTCTGCCACCTTGGTGCCGCCATCATCTCCTCCATCATCCCCTGCGATGGATTCCAGCCAGCCGCTTCTCAGCTTAGAGCAAG AACCGCTGCTCTCCCGGATGGGTAGCCTCCGGGCGCCCATGGACGAGGACCGCCTGTCCCCGCTGGTGGCAGCCGACTCTCTCCTGGAGCACGTGCGGGAGGACTTCTGCAGTCTCCTCCCGGAGGAGTTCATCAGCCTCTCCCCGCCCCACGAGAACGGCGACTACCACTTTGGCCTTGAGGATGGGGAGGGCATTAGAGACCTCTTTGATTGTGACTTTGGGGACCTCACCCCACTGGATTTCTGA